In a single window of the Micrococcaceae bacterium Sec5.7 genome:
- a CDS encoding glucose-6-phosphate isomerase translates to MATLSYDATGAARKALEQHLPALVQDRIATRIFAKDHTLWGPDAESESAVRLGWVEAAAVSQPLVDGILELRDALKAEGVTRIVLCGMGGSSLAPEVIAGTAGVELTVLDSTDPEQVSAALADRLEETAIVVSSKSGSTLETDSQRRVFEHAFNEAGIDAKSRIIIVTDPGSPLDKASREAGYRAVFNADPNVGGRYSALTAFGLVPSGLAGVDIQAFLDEAEEAAEILNEDAPENIGLALGTALGGTNPLRNKIVIAENGSGIVGFADWAEQLIAESTGKLGTGVLPVVAGPASPEVSSGATDILVVRLVAADADVELGENEVAIAGGLATQMMVWEFATAVAGRLLGINPFDQPDVEAAKVAARGLLDAQPEPGPAAFVDGAIEIRGGEWLGDSPTVSAALSSLLAELAADSYLSVQVYFDRLAYAPLGGIRDQLAVVSGRPVTFGWGPRFLHSTGQFHKGGPAIGVFLQVTASSAEDLAIPDRPFTFGELISAQAAGDAQVLSEHGRPVLRLHLTDRAAGVVQLQEIVSALAGQAASAPES, encoded by the coding sequence ATGGCCACTCTCAGCTACGACGCCACGGGCGCTGCCCGGAAGGCCCTTGAGCAGCACCTCCCCGCTCTGGTGCAGGACCGCATTGCCACGAGGATTTTCGCCAAGGACCACACGCTGTGGGGCCCCGATGCAGAATCCGAATCGGCCGTCCGCCTCGGCTGGGTCGAGGCCGCAGCCGTCTCGCAGCCGCTCGTGGACGGCATCCTGGAGCTCCGGGATGCCCTGAAGGCTGAAGGCGTCACCCGTATTGTCCTTTGCGGCATGGGCGGCTCCTCACTTGCTCCCGAGGTCATCGCCGGTACCGCCGGCGTAGAGCTGACCGTGCTGGACAGCACTGACCCCGAACAGGTCAGCGCTGCCCTTGCTGACCGGCTGGAAGAGACCGCAATCGTGGTCTCCTCCAAGTCGGGTTCCACTCTGGAAACAGATTCGCAGCGGCGGGTCTTCGAACATGCGTTCAACGAGGCCGGAATCGATGCCAAGAGCCGGATCATCATCGTCACCGATCCGGGTTCACCGTTGGACAAAGCGTCCAGGGAAGCCGGCTACCGGGCCGTTTTCAACGCGGATCCGAACGTCGGCGGACGCTATTCGGCCCTCACTGCGTTCGGGCTGGTGCCTTCCGGCCTGGCTGGCGTGGACATCCAGGCTTTCCTGGACGAAGCCGAAGAAGCGGCCGAAATCCTGAACGAGGACGCCCCGGAGAACATCGGCCTGGCCCTCGGAACGGCCCTGGGCGGAACCAATCCGCTGCGCAACAAGATTGTGATCGCCGAGAACGGCTCCGGCATCGTGGGCTTCGCTGATTGGGCTGAACAGCTCATCGCCGAATCCACCGGCAAGCTCGGCACCGGCGTCCTGCCGGTGGTGGCCGGTCCGGCATCGCCGGAGGTTTCCTCCGGCGCCACGGACATCCTGGTGGTGCGGCTGGTTGCCGCGGACGCCGACGTCGAACTTGGTGAAAACGAAGTTGCCATTGCCGGCGGGCTGGCCACCCAGATGATGGTGTGGGAATTTGCCACGGCCGTGGCCGGCCGACTGCTGGGCATCAACCCGTTTGACCAGCCAGACGTCGAAGCCGCGAAAGTGGCCGCCCGCGGTCTGCTGGACGCCCAGCCGGAACCTGGCCCCGCAGCCTTTGTGGACGGCGCCATCGAGATCCGCGGCGGCGAATGGCTTGGTGATTCCCCGACGGTTTCGGCAGCCCTGTCATCGCTGCTCGCCGAACTTGCCGCTGACAGCTACCTCAGTGTCCAGGTTTATTTCGACCGGCTGGCGTACGCGCCGCTTGGGGGTATCCGGGATCAGCTTGCGGTAGTCAGCGGCCGTCCGGTCACCTTCGGCTGGGGCCCGCGCTTCCTCCATTCCACGGGGCAGTTCCACAAGGGCGGACCGGCAATCGGCGTGTTCCTCCAGGTCACTGCGTCATCCGCCGAAGATCTTGCCATCCCGGACCGTCCGTTCACGTTCGGCGAACTGATCTCCGCACAGGCTGCCGGCGATGCGCAGGTCCTCAGCGAACACGGACGTCCCGTTCTCCGCCTGCACCTGACTGACCGCGCCGCCGGTGTTGTCCAGCTGCAGGAAATCGTCTCAGCGCTTGCCGGCCAGGCAGCATCCGCCCCTGAAAGTTAA
- the zwf gene encoding glucose-6-phosphate dehydrogenase, whose translation MPETENGRKPASRGRNPLRDPRDRRLNRIAGPSSLVLFGVTGDLARKKLMPAVYDLANRGLLPPSFALVGFARRQWDNEDFAAEVKEAVKAYSRTPFDEAVWNQLSEGIRFVEGEFDDDAAFERLGDTIAELDEHRGTRGNHAFYLSIPPKAFELVCRQLSKHGLAQADGDKWRRVVIEKPFGNDLESARQLNDIVESVFPPDAVFRIDHYLGKETVQNILALRFANQLFEPLWNANYVDHVQITMAEDIGTGGRAGYYDGVGAARDVIQNHLLQLLALTAMEEPISFNADDLRAEKEKVLAAVKLPDDLSSHSARGQFAGGWQGGEQVQGYLEEDGIPADSTTETFAAIRVDINTRRWNGVPFYLRAGKRLGRRVTEIAVVFKRAPNLLFLDHSEDDFGQNAVVIRVQPDEGATIRFGSKVPGTQMEVRDVTMDFGYGHSFTESSPEAYERLILDVLLGEPPLFPRHQEVELSWKILDPFEDYWAGLAEQPDPYAPGSWGPASADELLARDGRTWRRP comes from the coding sequence ATGCCAGAAACTGAAAACGGCAGAAAGCCGGCCTCCCGGGGGCGTAACCCGCTCCGGGATCCGCGTGACCGCCGTCTGAACCGGATCGCCGGTCCCTCATCGCTTGTCCTCTTCGGGGTGACGGGCGACCTCGCACGCAAGAAGCTCATGCCCGCCGTCTACGATCTCGCCAACCGCGGGCTGCTGCCGCCCAGCTTTGCTCTGGTGGGCTTCGCACGGCGGCAGTGGGACAACGAGGACTTCGCGGCGGAAGTCAAAGAGGCCGTCAAGGCCTATTCACGGACCCCGTTCGATGAAGCGGTCTGGAACCAGTTGTCTGAGGGCATCCGTTTCGTTGAGGGAGAGTTCGACGACGATGCCGCCTTTGAGCGGCTTGGTGACACTATCGCCGAACTTGATGAGCACCGCGGAACGCGCGGGAACCATGCGTTTTACCTGTCCATTCCGCCCAAGGCATTCGAGCTGGTGTGCCGGCAGCTGTCCAAGCATGGACTGGCGCAGGCCGACGGTGACAAGTGGCGCCGGGTGGTGATTGAGAAGCCTTTCGGAAACGATCTGGAGTCCGCGCGGCAGCTTAACGACATCGTGGAGTCGGTTTTCCCGCCGGACGCTGTCTTCCGGATCGACCACTACCTCGGCAAGGAGACGGTGCAGAACATTCTGGCACTGCGCTTCGCCAACCAGCTGTTCGAGCCGCTGTGGAACGCCAACTACGTGGACCACGTCCAGATCACCATGGCCGAGGACATCGGAACCGGTGGACGTGCCGGGTACTACGACGGCGTGGGTGCAGCGCGTGACGTCATCCAGAACCACTTGCTGCAGCTGCTGGCTCTCACCGCCATGGAAGAACCCATCTCCTTCAACGCAGATGATCTCCGAGCCGAAAAGGAAAAGGTCCTGGCTGCCGTCAAGCTTCCGGATGATCTGTCGTCGCACTCTGCCCGCGGCCAGTTCGCCGGCGGCTGGCAGGGCGGCGAACAGGTCCAGGGCTACCTCGAGGAAGACGGCATTCCGGCCGATTCGACCACCGAGACGTTCGCTGCGATCCGCGTTGACATCAACACCCGGCGCTGGAACGGCGTGCCGTTCTATCTGCGTGCCGGCAAGCGGCTGGGGCGCCGTGTCACTGAGATCGCGGTGGTGTTCAAGCGTGCTCCCAACTTGCTCTTCCTGGATCACAGCGAGGACGACTTCGGCCAGAACGCCGTGGTGATCCGGGTGCAGCCTGACGAAGGTGCCACCATCCGTTTCGGATCCAAGGTTCCCGGCACCCAGATGGAAGTGCGCGATGTCACCATGGACTTCGGCTACGGCCACTCGTTTACCGAGTCCAGCCCGGAAGCCTACGAGCGTCTGATACTGGATGTGCTGCTGGGCGAGCCCCCGCTGTTCCCCCGGCACCAGGAGGTCGAACTCTCCTGGAAGATCCTGGACCCCTTCGAAGACTACTGGGCGGGCCTGGCCGAACAGCCCGACCCCTATGCTCCCGGAAGCTGGGGGCCTGCCTCGGCCGACGAACTCCTTGCCCGTGACGGACGAACCTGGAGAAGGCCATGA
- the tal gene encoding transaldolase — MTTTPTQQLSDAGVSIWLDDLSRERLSSGSLQKLIDEKNVVGVTTNPSIFHAAITTGHYYDGKIAELAAKGASLEETIFEITTTDVADACELFAPVAAASKGVDGRVSIEVDPRLAWDTAGTIAEAKHLHAKVNKDNVHIKIPATLEGLGAITATLAEGISVNVTLIFSLERYRAVINAFQSGLEQAKENGHDLSTIHSVASFFVSRVDSEIDKRLDAIGTDEAKGLKGKAGIANARLAYQVHEELFSTERWAVLAEAGALPQRPLWASTGVKDPAYPDTLYVTELVAPAVVNTMPEKTLEAAFDHGTVTGDTVTGGYNDANATLNALDALGISYNEVVAVLESEGLDKFVASWKELLADVEGALASARKDS, encoded by the coding sequence ATGACTACAACTCCCACACAGCAGCTCTCCGACGCCGGCGTATCCATCTGGCTCGATGACCTCTCCCGCGAAAGGCTGTCCAGCGGCAGCCTGCAGAAGCTGATTGATGAAAAGAACGTTGTCGGTGTCACCACGAACCCCAGCATCTTCCACGCAGCGATCACCACGGGCCACTACTACGATGGCAAGATCGCCGAACTCGCAGCAAAGGGCGCAAGCCTCGAAGAGACGATCTTCGAGATCACTACCACTGACGTAGCCGATGCCTGTGAGCTGTTCGCACCTGTTGCGGCTGCATCCAAGGGTGTTGACGGCCGCGTCTCCATCGAGGTGGATCCCCGCCTCGCCTGGGACACCGCCGGCACTATTGCCGAAGCCAAGCACCTGCACGCCAAGGTGAACAAGGACAACGTCCACATCAAGATTCCGGCAACCCTTGAAGGCCTCGGGGCCATCACGGCCACGCTGGCCGAGGGCATCAGCGTCAACGTGACCCTGATCTTCTCCCTTGAGCGCTACCGCGCCGTCATCAACGCATTCCAGAGCGGACTGGAGCAGGCCAAGGAGAACGGCCACGACCTCTCCACTATCCACTCAGTGGCGTCGTTCTTCGTATCCCGCGTTGACTCCGAGATCGACAAGCGCCTTGACGCCATCGGCACCGATGAAGCCAAGGGCCTCAAGGGCAAGGCAGGCATTGCCAACGCCCGTCTCGCGTACCAGGTCCACGAAGAGCTTTTCTCAACCGAACGCTGGGCGGTGCTGGCCGAAGCCGGTGCACTCCCCCAGCGTCCGCTCTGGGCCTCCACAGGCGTTAAGGATCCGGCATACCCGGACACTCTGTACGTCACGGAACTCGTGGCACCCGCCGTGGTGAACACCATGCCTGAGAAGACTCTCGAGGCCGCGTTTGACCACGGCACCGTCACCGGAGACACCGTCACCGGCGGCTACAACGATGCCAACGCAACGCTGAATGCACTTGACGCCCTGGGCATCTCGTATAACGAAGTTGTGGCCGTGCTGGAATCCGAAGGCCTGGACAAGTTTGTGGCCAGCTGGAAGGAATTGCTGGCTGACGTCGAGGGCGCCCTCGCCTCTGCACGGAAGGACTCCTAG
- a CDS encoding dihydrodipicolinate synthase family protein has translation MIFSGLLAYPITPTDSDGGLDLDSLGLHVAELAGSGVSGISVLGSSGSFPYLNRGERALVVRTAVDAAAGLVPVIAGVSSVGTREILEHVADAEAAGAQGVLLSTVSYHPLTDKEVLNQTRIVASSSALPICVYQNVRATRYEFALDVVAELAGLPTVVGFKDNAATAGEFAARQAGLAAEVPAGFSHGLSGDLMIAAGTAATAWHSGPAAVVPELYLAVRAAVGAGDPAAVAAASARLTSLVAVLATLPKGAVLHSLARLCGVRTGPPRLPLLPLDAAEELTLALALEAAGIS, from the coding sequence GTGATCTTCAGCGGCCTGCTTGCCTATCCCATTACTCCTACAGACTCCGACGGTGGACTGGACCTTGATTCTTTGGGGCTTCACGTCGCGGAGTTGGCCGGCAGCGGTGTGTCCGGCATTTCCGTGCTGGGGAGCTCCGGTAGCTTTCCTTACCTGAACCGCGGTGAGCGTGCGCTGGTGGTCCGGACCGCCGTCGATGCTGCGGCCGGCCTCGTCCCCGTCATCGCCGGTGTGAGCTCTGTGGGTACGCGCGAAATTCTGGAGCATGTGGCCGACGCTGAAGCTGCCGGGGCGCAGGGCGTCCTGCTTTCCACGGTTTCCTACCACCCGCTGACGGACAAGGAAGTACTGAACCAGACGCGCATAGTGGCATCCTCCAGTGCTCTACCCATCTGCGTGTATCAGAATGTCCGCGCCACCAGATATGAATTTGCGCTGGACGTGGTGGCGGAACTCGCCGGGCTACCCACGGTGGTTGGATTCAAAGACAATGCCGCAACAGCCGGAGAATTTGCAGCACGGCAGGCAGGGCTTGCGGCAGAGGTGCCCGCCGGGTTCTCACATGGACTCAGCGGCGACCTGATGATAGCGGCCGGAACGGCCGCGACAGCCTGGCACAGCGGCCCGGCCGCGGTGGTGCCGGAGCTATACCTGGCGGTTCGTGCCGCCGTCGGTGCCGGTGATCCCGCCGCGGTGGCGGCCGCTTCCGCGCGGCTCACGTCGCTTGTGGCAGTGCTGGCCACCCTGCCCAAGGGCGCCGTGCTCCACAGCCTGGCGCGGCTCTGCGGGGTCCGGACCGGCCCACCGCGGCTGCCCCTCCTGCCCCTGGACGCCGCCGAAGAACTGACCCTTGCGCTTGCCTTGGAGGCTGCCGGAATCAGCTAG
- the tkt gene encoding transketolase, whose translation MEEQELSWTSLDQRAVDTVRILAADAVEKVGNGHPGTAMSLAPAAYLLFQKLMRHDPRNPGWLGRDRFVLSPGHTSLTLYIQLFLSGYGLELKDLQGLRTWGSLTPGHPEYRHTAGVEITTGPLGQGLASSVGFAYSQRRQRGLFDPEAEQGASPFDHTIWVIASDGDLQEGVTSEASSLAGHQELGNLVVIYDENHISIEDDTDISFTEDVLKRYEAYGWHTQRVDWTKTGEYVEDVQELYSALVTAKAETTRPSIVSLRTIIGYPAPKKQNTGKIHGSALGAEEVAGLKKVLGFDPAKSFDVDEDVLAHARAVVDRGSAARKEWEESFTAWQSANPEAAGLLERVEARELPAGMDGALPVFAAGKDVSTRAASGKVLNALGPVMPELWGGSADLAESNNTTIEGSPSFIPASRQTDAWSGNPYGRVLHFGIREHAAASIVNGISLHGRTRAFSGTFLIFSDYQRPAIRLGALMGVPSLYVWTHDSIGLGEDGPTHQPVEQLASLRAIPGLDVVRPGDANEVSAAWKTMLQNHENPAGIVLTRQNIPTYARGEGPADGDVFGSTAGVAKGGYVLAEASADGKTVPARAILIGTGSEVQLAVKAREALQAEGIPTRVVSMPCVEWFTKQDPAYRESVLPAAVKARVSVEAGLALGWREFVGDAGRSVSLEHYGASADYKRLFQEFGITAAAVAAAAKESLAGLQS comes from the coding sequence TTGGAAGAGCAAGAACTGTCATGGACCAGCTTGGACCAGCGCGCCGTTGACACGGTCCGCATTTTGGCCGCGGATGCTGTGGAAAAAGTAGGCAATGGCCACCCCGGCACTGCCATGAGCCTGGCTCCGGCCGCGTACCTTCTCTTTCAGAAGCTGATGCGGCACGATCCCAGGAATCCGGGCTGGCTGGGACGCGACCGTTTTGTCCTGTCCCCCGGCCATACATCGCTGACGCTGTATATCCAGCTGTTCCTTTCCGGCTACGGCCTGGAGCTGAAGGACCTGCAGGGTCTTCGCACCTGGGGCTCGCTGACCCCCGGGCACCCCGAGTACCGGCACACTGCCGGTGTGGAGATCACCACGGGCCCGCTGGGACAGGGTCTCGCCTCATCCGTCGGCTTTGCTTACTCCCAGCGCCGCCAACGCGGACTCTTCGACCCGGAAGCGGAACAGGGTGCGAGCCCGTTCGACCACACCATCTGGGTCATCGCTTCCGACGGCGACCTCCAGGAGGGTGTCACCTCCGAGGCCTCATCCCTCGCGGGGCACCAGGAACTCGGCAATCTTGTTGTTATCTACGATGAGAACCACATCTCCATCGAAGACGACACCGACATCTCCTTCACCGAAGACGTCCTGAAGCGCTACGAAGCCTACGGCTGGCATACCCAGCGCGTGGACTGGACCAAAACCGGTGAATACGTCGAAGACGTCCAGGAGCTTTACTCCGCACTGGTCACCGCTAAGGCCGAAACCACCAGGCCTTCCATTGTTTCGCTGCGCACCATCATCGGCTACCCTGCGCCGAAGAAGCAGAATACGGGCAAGATCCACGGTTCCGCCCTGGGCGCCGAGGAAGTCGCAGGACTCAAGAAGGTGCTGGGCTTCGACCCTGCCAAGTCCTTCGACGTCGACGAAGACGTCCTGGCCCACGCCCGCGCCGTGGTGGACCGCGGCTCCGCCGCACGCAAGGAATGGGAAGAGTCATTCACCGCCTGGCAGTCCGCCAACCCTGAGGCTGCCGGCCTGCTCGAGCGTGTGGAGGCCCGCGAGCTTCCGGCCGGGATGGATGGCGCCCTGCCCGTTTTCGCGGCCGGCAAGGACGTCTCCACCCGTGCAGCATCGGGCAAGGTCCTCAACGCACTGGGCCCGGTCATGCCGGAACTGTGGGGCGGCTCCGCTGACCTCGCCGAGTCCAACAACACCACCATCGAGGGTTCACCCTCGTTCATCCCGGCGTCAAGGCAGACCGACGCCTGGTCCGGGAACCCGTACGGGCGGGTGCTGCACTTCGGCATCCGTGAGCACGCCGCCGCTTCGATCGTGAACGGGATCAGCCTCCACGGCCGGACCCGCGCGTTCTCCGGCACGTTCCTGATCTTCAGCGACTACCAGCGCCCGGCCATCCGCCTCGGCGCGCTGATGGGCGTCCCGTCCCTGTACGTCTGGACCCACGACTCCATCGGCCTCGGCGAAGACGGCCCCACGCACCAGCCAGTGGAGCAGCTCGCGTCACTGCGCGCCATCCCGGGCCTGGACGTGGTCCGCCCCGGAGACGCCAACGAAGTCTCCGCGGCATGGAAGACCATGCTTCAGAACCACGAAAACCCGGCCGGTATTGTCCTGACCCGCCAGAACATCCCCACTTATGCGCGGGGCGAAGGCCCGGCCGACGGCGATGTCTTCGGATCCACCGCAGGAGTTGCGAAGGGCGGCTACGTCCTCGCCGAGGCATCGGCGGACGGCAAGACCGTCCCGGCCCGGGCAATCCTGATCGGCACCGGCTCTGAAGTGCAGCTGGCTGTCAAGGCCCGGGAGGCACTCCAGGCCGAGGGCATCCCCACCCGTGTTGTCTCCATGCCCTGTGTGGAGTGGTTCACCAAGCAGGACCCCGCCTACCGGGAATCAGTATTGCCTGCAGCAGTGAAGGCCCGTGTCTCCGTCGAGGCCGGCCTGGCTCTGGGCTGGCGCGAATTCGTCGGCGACGCCGGACGCTCCGTCAGCCTCGAGCACTACGGCGCCTCAGCGGACTACAAACGCCTCTTCCAGGAATTCGGCATCACAGCAGCAGCAGTTGCCGCCGCCGCCAAGGAATCCCTCGCCGGACTCCAGTCCTGA
- a CDS encoding COX15/CtaA family protein, translated as MSTASRLPQIVSRITSKLPVTVDSTVRRLAMLSLIGQTLLVVTGGAVRLTASGLGCPTWPRCTETSLLNTPEMGIHGFIEFGNRLLTFALAAVAAMMLVYLWNLRKERKDLFLLALGLLASIPAQAVIGGVTVLTNLNPWVVGLHFLVSMALVVFATLLVNRAYGRTGRFATVRLPPLAGVLRPLMVAVAFFAAVAVTLGVVVTGAGPHAGDADAPRNDLDWDLLSHVHAVPAYLITAGALFAVLMVLTGRVTGPFRTSVFLLLGVTVLQAVIGFSQYYNGIPALLVAAHMLGAALLMSAATNTADIARFSPLK; from the coding sequence GTGAGCACGGCTTCGCGCCTCCCCCAGATTGTCAGCCGCATAACGTCCAAGCTGCCTGTCACTGTCGATTCAACGGTGCGGCGCCTTGCCATGCTGTCGCTGATCGGCCAGACGTTGCTGGTGGTGACCGGCGGTGCCGTTCGGCTCACCGCCTCCGGACTGGGCTGTCCCACGTGGCCGCGCTGTACCGAGACCTCCCTGCTCAACACTCCTGAAATGGGAATCCACGGCTTCATCGAATTCGGCAACAGGCTGCTTACCTTTGCTCTGGCCGCCGTCGCTGCCATGATGCTTGTCTACTTGTGGAACCTCCGCAAGGAACGCAAAGACCTCTTTCTGCTGGCGCTGGGCCTCCTGGCCAGCATTCCGGCGCAGGCTGTCATCGGCGGCGTCACGGTGCTCACGAACCTCAACCCCTGGGTGGTGGGACTGCATTTTCTGGTGTCCATGGCTCTGGTGGTCTTCGCAACACTGCTGGTCAACAGGGCCTACGGCAGGACCGGCCGTTTTGCGACCGTCAGGCTCCCCCCGTTGGCTGGCGTGCTGCGTCCGCTGATGGTCGCCGTCGCATTCTTCGCCGCCGTGGCGGTGACTCTCGGGGTTGTGGTGACCGGGGCCGGCCCTCACGCAGGTGACGCCGATGCACCCCGGAACGACCTCGACTGGGATCTCCTTTCGCACGTCCACGCCGTCCCCGCATACCTGATCACCGCGGGGGCACTCTTCGCCGTCCTGATGGTGCTCACAGGGCGGGTTACAGGCCCTTTCCGGACCTCGGTGTTTTTGCTGCTCGGCGTCACCGTTCTTCAGGCAGTCATCGGCTTCAGCCAGTACTACAACGGCATCCCTGCCCTGCTGGTGGCCGCACACATGTTGGGAGCGGCACTCCTGATGAGCGCGGCCACCAATACCGCCGACATTGCCCGGTTCAGCCCTCTCAAGTAG
- a CDS encoding heme o synthase, producing the protein MTANVSTTDTPLNASPVMGKAGLARKAKAYFALTKPRVIELLLVSTLPTMIYAERGFPSIGLILATLVGGAFAAGSAGVFNCYLDRDIDKLMHRTEKRPLVTGEVTPREALVFAWVLGAAAIAILWLGANPLSAWLGLGAIVFYVVIYTMILKRRTAQNIVWGGAAGCFPVLIAWAAVTNTVEWPAMVLFMVIFLWTPPHYWPLSMRYGEDYRNANVPMLGAIAGAKVVSVQVVLYAWAMVVCSLLLVPVGGAGWVYTVTAVLAGAWFLYESHALHNRAQGGDVSDKGAMKVFHGSISYLTLLFIALAVDPFVGSSIMGGQ; encoded by the coding sequence GTGACTGCCAACGTGAGCACAACAGATACGCCGCTGAACGCTTCCCCGGTTATGGGGAAGGCCGGACTCGCCCGCAAGGCAAAGGCGTACTTTGCTCTCACCAAACCCCGGGTGATCGAGCTCCTGCTGGTCAGCACACTGCCCACCATGATCTACGCCGAGCGTGGATTCCCGTCTATCGGGCTGATCCTCGCCACTCTTGTGGGTGGCGCGTTCGCCGCAGGCAGCGCCGGCGTCTTCAATTGCTACCTTGACCGCGACATCGACAAACTGATGCACCGCACGGAGAAACGGCCGCTGGTCACCGGCGAGGTCACGCCCCGCGAGGCCCTTGTTTTCGCGTGGGTCCTTGGCGCGGCTGCCATTGCCATTCTCTGGTTGGGCGCCAACCCGCTGTCCGCATGGCTGGGCCTCGGGGCCATCGTTTTCTACGTCGTTATTTACACCATGATCCTGAAGCGCCGCACGGCCCAAAATATCGTGTGGGGCGGAGCGGCAGGCTGTTTCCCCGTACTGATCGCCTGGGCCGCCGTCACCAACACCGTTGAATGGCCCGCAATGGTGCTGTTCATGGTGATTTTCCTCTGGACGCCACCGCACTATTGGCCGCTGTCCATGCGCTACGGCGAGGACTACCGGAACGCCAACGTACCCATGCTCGGTGCCATTGCCGGCGCCAAGGTTGTGTCCGTCCAGGTTGTCCTCTATGCCTGGGCCATGGTGGTGTGTTCGCTGCTGCTGGTGCCGGTCGGCGGAGCGGGATGGGTCTACACCGTCACGGCCGTGCTTGCGGGGGCCTGGTTCCTCTACGAGTCACATGCCCTCCACAACCGTGCCCAGGGCGGCGACGTCTCGGATAAGGGAGCCATGAAGGTCTTCCATGGCTCCATCAGTTACCTCACGCTCCTGTTCATTGCACTCGCAGTGGATCCGTTTGTCGGTTCGTCCATCATGGGCGGCCAGTAG
- a CDS encoding ABC transporter permease, whose amino-acid sequence MIAASSGAPAPLIQRILLQGKYESLTMIRNGEQLILAIVLPLLTLIGLTVTPLLDGLGASRINVAVPGILALCAMSTAFTGQGISTGFDRRYGVLRFLSTTPLGRTGLIAGKVLAVLAVLTLQVIVVAGAALFLGWQPDGSGWLPGLALLVLGASAFTALGLLVAGTVRPEATLAITNLLWILLGALGGIVIPSERLPALAHGIVQYLPSGALGQALRDAFLHGTVNGGAALILLLWMVLAGAAAIRWFKWN is encoded by the coding sequence ATGATTGCCGCTTCCAGTGGCGCGCCGGCCCCGCTTATCCAGCGGATCCTGCTGCAGGGCAAATACGAATCCCTCACCATGATCAGGAATGGCGAGCAACTGATCCTGGCGATTGTCCTGCCGCTCCTGACGCTGATCGGGCTTACTGTGACGCCCCTGCTGGACGGGCTGGGCGCCAGTCGGATCAACGTGGCAGTCCCGGGCATCCTGGCGCTGTGCGCCATGTCCACCGCCTTCACCGGCCAGGGCATATCCACCGGCTTCGACCGCCGGTACGGTGTGCTCCGTTTCCTTTCCACCACCCCTCTTGGCCGCACCGGGCTCATCGCCGGGAAGGTCCTGGCAGTACTCGCTGTCCTCACTCTGCAGGTGATCGTGGTGGCCGGGGCAGCTCTGTTCCTCGGCTGGCAGCCTGACGGGTCAGGCTGGCTGCCGGGACTGGCCCTGCTGGTACTGGGAGCCTCCGCTTTCACCGCGCTGGGGCTTCTGGTTGCAGGAACCGTCCGACCTGAGGCCACCCTGGCCATCACCAATCTCCTCTGGATACTCCTGGGCGCGCTGGGCGGGATCGTTATTCCCTCCGAGCGCCTGCCTGCCCTGGCACACGGCATCGTCCAGTACCTGCCGTCCGGTGCCCTTGGCCAGGCATTGCGGGATGCTTTCCTGCACGGCACCGTAAATGGTGGCGCTGCCCTTATTCTGCTGTTGTGGATGGTCCTCGCCGGCGCCGCAGCAATCCGTTGGTTCAAGTGGAATTGA